AGCAGCAAGCGACCACGGCCGCCAAGCAAGATGAGATAACCTTCAGCCGATGAGAGATGAGCGACCCGGCCTGCAAGCACTTATGTACATATTAGAGCTGGATGTCAAATCTCTTTCCGCCGGGTAGCAATAAATTTCCCCCATTAACCGCCGGCGTGCGGAATCGGCCCGACGGGGTTGGGAAGCGCAGCGACGAACTCAACTCCAGTTGAGGCGCCTTAAGCCACGAATCACACGAGGATTGCGGCAATTGGTCGGTGCGCAGCGACAGACGAGAACCGTTCTCAACCTTGCTCGGAATCGGCTGGCGGCTTCGCGCCATCAGGCTTTGCCATGGCGCGGAAGAAGAGCACGGCGGCGCCGACCACCAGGAACGAGTCGGCCACATTGAAGTTGGGCCACACCACCCGCTTCATGGGGTCCGGGTCCCACCGCCATGCGAGCAGGATGAAGTCGCGCACAGCATAGACCGGACCGGCCCGGTTGGGTGAGAAGGCGCCCCACATCAAGCCGTGCAAACCGAGCCGGTCGTAGAGGTTTCCCAGGATGCCGCCCATCACAAACGCGAGCGTCACGGTCAGCACCAGGTCCTCGGCGGCCTTGTAACGGAACAGCCAGATGGGGATGGCGAGCGCCGCGAGCACGCTAAACCCGGCCAACCAGAACTGGGCGCCCTGCCCCATCCCGAACAGCCCCCCCTCATTCAGGCTCAGCTGAAACCCGGCGTGGTCCTGCACCAGCCAGTACTCGCTGGTTCGCAGCAGTGGCCAACTGAACACCGCGTGCTTGGACCACAGATCGGCCAGCGTCGCCAACGCCGCGACGACCAGGAACAGCGCGATCCGGCTTCGAGGCACGACGGGCATGAAAAGGGGACTCTGGAGCGAGCAAGGTGGGCGACACGCCCTGGGCGGTCAGAACGCCCGTTTCTAGCAGAACGGCGTCCGTACCCGTAGTGCAATTGGCGCCCCAGCCGGGGGCCGGCCAATGAATGAAGAGGAGGGGTGAGCCAAGCTAGACCGGCCGCTAGACCTCGCGGGCCGACGCGCACTTCACGCACAGCGGGGCGAAGGGCAAAGCGTTGAGCCGCATTTTGGGGATCACCCCGCCGCAGTCGTCGCACTTGCCGTAGTCGCCGCTCTCGATGCGCTGCAGGGCGTTTTCGATCTCCGCCAGCGTGTCGCCTTCGGTCTCCATGAGAGACAGCGTGAACTCTTGCTCGAAGTTGTCGCTCCCTAGTTCAGCCATGTGGATGGGCATCGAGTGGCCTTCGCCATCGCCGCCCTTCCGCAGGGCGGCGTTCTCCATCGCACTGACATCGCCGCGCAGCCGAGCACGTAGGATAAGGAGCTTCTCTTTGTAGATTTTCAGGTCCGCTGTCTTCATCTGGCGTCGTGTTCCTAAACCATCCGGTAGCAAACCGCCCGGTGCGTGCTCACGCATTGGGCATAGATCATCTATCATAATCCGCGGCAAAATATCGGTCTAGGTTATCGGTTTGTAGCGGTTAGGTTGTCCCACCTGGAAAGGTGGGCTAATATGGCCGTAAGTTCCTAGACGATATAGCCTTAAGCCGGGCCCCACGGGGCCTAACCCCGGCCGTTGCCGCCGCCCGTTCGAAGGAAACCAGACCTTGGCCGCCGCCCCCACGACCAGCACCCGGCTCGCCTACCAGCAGTGCATTATGCCCGGCTGCGGCGCCAGCTACGGCGTCGAGGAGGTCCGCACGAGCTGCGATGCCTGCGGGGCCCTGCTCGACGTGCAATACGACTGGGACGCCCTGCCGGTGCCGGACAAGCTGAGCTGGTTCGAGCAGAAGTGGTCGCGCCGCAACGAGCCGCTCGCGCGCAGCGGCGTCTGGCGGTTCCACGAGCTGCTCCCCTTCGCCCCGGCGGACAAGGTCGTGACGATCGGCGAGGGCCAGACCCCGCTGATCATGACCGACGGCGTGGGCGAGTACATCGGGATGAACCGCGGCAACCTGCTGCTGGAGTACGAGGGGATGAACCCCTCGGGCAGCTTCAAGGACAACGGCATGACCGCCGCGTTCACGCACGCGCACACAGTGGGCGCGACCCGGGCCGCGTGCGCGTCGACCGGCAACACCAGCGCCTCGCTGGCGTTGTACTGCTGCAGCAGCAAGCTGATGCAGGCGGTGATCTTTATCGGCAGCGGCAAGATCAGCTACGGCAAGCTGAGCCAGGCCCTCGACTACGGGGCGTTGACCGTGCAGATCGCCGGCGACTTTGACGACGCCATGCAGCGCGTCCAACAGGTCAGCAAGCAGCTGGGCATCTACCTGGTCAACAGCGTCAACCCGTTCCGGCTCGAAGGCCAGAAGACCATCATGCTCCGCGTGCTGGAGAGCCTGAACTGGCAGGTCCCCGACTGGATCGTGGTGCCGGGCGGCAACCTGGGCAACTCCAGCTCGTTCGGCAAGGCGTTCTACGAGCTGAAGCAGCTTGGCCTGATCGACCGCATGCCGCGGCTGGCGGTGATCAACGCCGCCGGCGCCAACACCCTGCACGAGCTCTACGAGAAGCGCGGCCTCCGCTGGAATAACGGGCAGCCCGATCAGAAGATCATCGACGGCTACGCGGTCGAGCTCGACACGGGCGGCCGCCGGGCGGACACCATCGCCAGCGCCATCGAGATCAACCGCCCGGTGAACCTCGAGAAGTGCCTGCGGGCGCTCGAGTGGATGGACGGCGTCGTCCGCGAGGTGACCGACCAGGAAATCCTGGACGCCAAGGCCCAGGTCGGAGCGAGCGGCATGGGCTGCGAGCCCGCCAGCGCGGCCAGCGTGGCCGGCGCCAAGAAGCTGCGCGAGGAGGGGGTCATCGACCCCGACTCCCGGGTTGTGTGCATCCTCACCGGGCACCAGCTCAAGGACCCCACCGCCACGGTCGCGTACCACACGGCCGACCAGGAGGAGTTCAACCGCGTGCTGGGCAGCCGCGGCGTCACCCGGGCGGCGTTCGCCAACCGCGCCGTGCAGGTCGAAAACAACCTCGACGAGATCGTGCGAGCGATCCAATTGAACAGCTAAGTGGGATTGAGTAATGCTCTCGCACTCCACCTGGGCCTGGCTCGAACCCAGCCGGCCTGACACTTCGCAGACATCTCTAAGCATTGCTTAGCCCGCCCGCGCCGATCAGCCCGGGCGGCTCCCCTCGGCGCGCTCCCCCCACCCCTTCGAGCGACGATGGATTTCTTTACGGGCCTGGCCCTGATCATGGCGGCGGCGTTCATCGCCGCGTCCTTCTTCCGCGACCGAATCAGCGACCCGCGTCGGCACCGGCTGTCGTTGAACGCGTTCCTGCTGTTCTTGGTCTGCTACTTCGGCATGCCGGCCCTGCCACAGGTGGGGCCATTCATCGCCCTGGCCACGCGCCCGATCGGCGTTGTCTGTCTCTTCCTCAGCCTGCGGGTGCTGTGCAGCGTGCCGACCCTGGCGGTCGACCGCGCAACCACCTCGGCGGCCGCGTGAGCCCGGCCAAACCACCGATTGGACAGATAGCATGATTGTCGTCTCCCGGATTGCTCTGCTGGCCGCCCTGCTCCTAGTTGGCTCACCAGCGGACGGCGAGGAGTCCTTCCGGCCGCTGTTCGACGGCAAGACGCTGGCCGGCTGGGAGGGCGACCCGACCTACTGGTCGGTGAAGGACGGCGCCATCGTGGGACGCATCACCGACGCGACCCGGATCGACAAGAACCGCTTCCTGATCTACCAGGGCGAGCTGCCCGGCGACTTCGAGTTCCAGGCCGAGTACCGCGTCTCGCCCCGGGGGAACAGCGGCGTCAACTACCGCAGCGAGGTGGTCGACGGCGTCGACTTCCACGCGCTCCGCGGCTACCAGTGCGACATCGACGGCGGGCTCCGCTACACCGGCAGCAACTACGAAGAACGCCGCCGCACCACCCTGGCGCGGATCGGCGAGTCGGCGGTCGTCCCCCCGTCTGAAGGCGCCAAGGAGCTGGCCCACGTCGAGGGCAACGCCTGGTCCGTCCGCGAGGTGACCCCCCTGCCCCACTCGGCCGACGACCTGCGGGCCAAGGTCCATCCGAAAGGGTGGAACAAGCTGCGGATTGTCGCCCGCGGCCCGCGGCTGGAACACTACGTCAATGGCGTGCTGGCGAGCCGTGTGGTAGACAATGACCCGGTCAATCGCCGCCTGGACGGCAAGCTGGGCGTGCAGGTGCACGTCGGCCCGCCGATGACGATTGAGTTCCGCAACCTCCGCCTCCGCGACCTGAGCGAATAACAAGCGAGCCATGCCAGTCAGAACAGTTATCCACGGCGCCGGCGGACGGATGGGCCAGCGGCTGATCGCGGTCGGCGCCCAAGACCGGGACGTCGAACTGGTAGGAGCGGTCGACGCGTCCGGGTCGCCTAAGCTGGGTCAGGACGCCGGCGAGCTGGCCGGGGCCGGCAAGCTCGCGCTGCCGCTGGCCTCCGACTACCCCGACGCCTGCGACGCGGTCATCGACTTCTCCGTGCCCGAGGCGACCGACGCGCTTATCCAGCAGTGCGTGAAGCGGGGCTGGCCGCTGGTGTTCGCCACGACCGGGCTCTCGGACGAGCAGGAGCAGAAGATCCGCTCGGCGGCGGAAGTGATCCCGATCGTGAAGGCCGCCAGCATGAGCGCCACGGTCAACCTCACGATGAAGCTGACCGAGATCGCCGGCCGCACGCTCAAGGACCACAGCTCCGGGGTGGACGTGGAGATCATCGAGCGGCACCACCGCTACAAGGAAGACTCCCCCAGCGGCACGGCGCTCGCCTTCGGCAAGATCGTGGGCGACGCGATGGGGCTGTCCGGCACCACGCACGGCCGCAGCGGCCGGCCTGGCCAACGGCCCCGCGACGAGATCGGCTACCACGCGGTCCGCACCGGCGACAACCCGGGCGAGCACACGATCATCTTTGGCCTGCTCGGCGAGACGATCGAGCTGCGCGTCGCGGCCAGCAACCGCGACTGCTACGCCACCGGCGCCTTCACGGCCGCCAAGTGGCTGCAGGGCAAGCCCGCCGGCCTGTACGACATGCAGGACGTGCTGGGGTTGAGATAGCGGCTCTCATACGAGAGCTGTCGGCTGGAGGTTGCTTGCCAACCACCATCAGCGCCCTACCGACCCCCAACCTCCAACTTCCAACCGCCCACTCATGGCCAAATGCGACGAGGGCTACCTCTGCGAGGTCTGCGGGCAGGACGTCGGCGCGATGGTCGACTCGGACCTCTACCTGCGGTACGTGATCGGCCGGGTGGACCCCGAGGTGCTGCACACCTCGCCCGAGCGTCACCTGCGGTGCGTGCCCAGTTTGTCGCAGTACATTGTGGACGAGAAGTTCAAACCGATCGTGTGCGAGGGCGTGTTCGACAAGCGCCAGCTCGACCCGGCGTTTGTCGCCGCCGAAGAAGGGCTCGTCACCCGCGGCTGGCGACGCCTGCGTGAGCTCGCGCACCAGGACCTGCCGATCAAGGACTACCCCCTCGAGGAGGTCCGCAGGGCGATGCGTGAGCGGTACGGCGATTAGGCGGGGGAAGCGGGGGTGACAGCGTTTCCCCAATCACCCTTTCCCCACACGGTGGTTTGCGCCGATAATCCGCCGCATGTCCGACGCCGCCCCCCACGAGTCGCCCCTCGCGCCCTCCTCGACCCGAGTCGAGGGCGCGCTCCCCCCGCTGATGCGGGACAAGTCGTTCTGGGGGATGAACCTGACGCAGTTCTTGGGCGCGTTCAACGACAACCTGTTCAAGCAGCGGCTGCTGCTGCTCGCCACGCCCGGCGCCGCCGAGCCGGGCGAGGACAAGCAGTGGATCGCGTTGGCGGTCATGGCGACCGCGTTCCTGATGTTCTCCGGGTTCGCCGGCTGGTTGGCCGACCGGACCGTGAAGCGGAAGCTGATCATCGGGTCGAAGGTCGCCGAGATCGTCATCATGGCGCTCGGCCTGTTCGCGTTCATCTACTACGACTCGTTCGGCCTGACGGGGCTGATGCTGGTGCTGTTCCTGATGAGCATCCAGAGCGCCTTCTTCGGCCCGCCGAAGTACGGAATCCTACCGGAGATGCTGCACGACCACGACCTGCCGAAGGCGAACGGCGTGTTCCTGATGTTCACCTTCCTGGCGATCATCTTCGGCACGGCGCTGGTGGCGCTGTTTGGGAACAACCCGGCCCACGCGTGGAGGGTTGGCGTCCTCTGCATTGTGGTGGCCGTCATTGGGACGTTTACCTCACTGTTCGTGCGGCCTACCAGGATCGCCAACCCCGGCGCCAAGCTGCGCTCGAGCGACCTCTTCGTGCCGCCGGAGATGCTGCGGCTCGTGCTGCGTGACCGGCAGTTGCTTCTCGCGCTAGTGGTCACCAGCAGCTTCTGGATGCTGGGCGGCATGGTGCAGGCGGGCGTGAACGCGCTCGGCAAGACCCAGCTCGGACTGGGCGACAGCACCAGCATCCTGACCGCGATGCTCGGCGTGGGAATCCCGTTCGGGTGCCTGTTGGGAGGGCGGCTTTCGCAGGACCGCATCAATCCTCGGGTGGTTGTCACCGGCGCCGTGGGGATCGTGATCACGCTGGTGCTGCTCAGCCTGCCCGGCGGTCCCAAGGGGCACCTGCTCGGGTTCTGGGGCAGCGTCCCGGTGCTGATCATCCTCGGGTTCTGCACAGGGATGTTCGTAGTGCCGATCCAGGTGTCGCTGCAGGTGCTACCACCGCCGGAAGACAAGGGCCGAATGATCGCGCTGATGAACCAGTCCAACTGGGTGGGCATCCTGCTCGGCGCGCTGCTGTTCGGGGTGGTCATGAGCCTGCTCGAGCACCTCCAGGCGCCGCGCAACCTAGTCTTCTTATCGACAGCCGCCATCATGCTGCCGATCGCGTTGTTCTACCGGCCCAAGGAACTGCGACTGGGCGACTAATAAAAAAAACGTCGCCCGCTGCAACGGGCGACGTTCAGGGGTCTTACATCTGCGGCGTGCGGTGGTCACACGGCCTGCTCCTCGTGCACGCCTTCGGCGAACTCCTCGATCATCTTGTCGCAGAACGCGTCAAGGTCGTCGGGCTTGCGGCTGGTTACCAGGCCGTTGTCGCAGACGCACTCCTGGTCGACCCAGTTGGCGCCGGCGTTCTGCAGGTCGGTCTCGATGCTCGGCCACGACGTCACCCGCCGGCCTTCGAGCACGTCGGCCTCGGCGAGCATCCACGGTCCGTGGCAGATGGCGGCGACCGGCTTGCCCTGCTTGAAGAAGTCGCGGACGAAGTCCACGGCGGTGTCGTTCATGCGGAGCGCGTCGGGGTTAAACACCCCGCCCGGCAGCACGAGGCCGTCGTAGTCTTCGGCGCTAACTTCATCGATGGTCTTGTCGACCCCGAACCTGTCTCCGGGTCGGTCATGGTGGACGCCCTGAATGGAAACTGCCTTGAGGGAAACCAGCTCGACCTTGGCTCCCGCGTCGATGAGCGAATTGTACGGCTGCTCAAGTTCGATCTGCTCGACACCATCGGTCGCGAGGACCGCTATCTTCTTAGTGTTAAGTCGCTTTGACATCGGTGCTTACCTCCTGTGCATTCGGATAGACCCATTTGTGAAGATTCCGCGTAGGTGAATTGAGGGGCAAAGCTCATGCCAACCAACTTGGGTCGAGCAAGGGCTTGTCAACTCCGCGCGTCGGCGCTAGCCCGCACGCGTCGGTCGATCGCCGCTTGGATTTGTTGACTCGCAACTTCCGCGACTCTAGGCTGCTTAGTGACGACGCCGGCCTCAGGGCCGGCAAGGAACGACCACAGCTGGGAACAGAAGGCGAACCGCTATGTTGGGTGTGCGGCAAGAGTGGAAGGCATTGGTGCTCGGGGTGTGCGCGACGGTTCTGTCGGCCACCTCCACCGCAAAGGCCGAGGTCACGGGGGCTTCGCTCGTCGGCACGGTTCCGGGGTCGGGCGTCAGCGCGGTGTTCGCCACCCACGCGCCGGGGCGGCCCGATGAGTTGTTCGTGGTCGATCAGCGGGGCATGATCCAGATCCTCAATCTGCAGTCCGGCGAGTTCAACAGCACGCCGTTCTTGAACATCACCTCGCTAGTCGACGACGCGGCCAACGAGCAGGGTCTGCTGGGGCTGGCGTTCGACCCAGACTTCGTCAACAACGGCTACTTCTACGTCAACTACACGCGCGACCCTGGGCCCGGGCCCGACCTGACGCAGATCGAGCGTTACCAGCTGACCGACCCGCTCACCGACACCCTGGCCCGCACGCGCAGCCGCACCCCGGTGCTGGACTTCGAGCAGGACTTCAGCAACCACAACGGCGGCTGGATTGGGTTCAGCCCGAACGACGGCTACCTCTACATCGCAACCGGCGACGGCGGCAGCGGCGACGACCCCAACAACCGCGGGCAGAGCCTCAACACCCGCCTGGGCAAAATCCTGCGCGTTGATGTCCACGGCGACGACTTCCCCGCCGACAGCACCGAGAACTACGCCGTCCCCGCCGACAACCCGTTTGTCG
This genomic interval from Posidoniimonas corsicana contains the following:
- the thrC gene encoding threonine synthase; protein product: MPGCGASYGVEEVRTSCDACGALLDVQYDWDALPVPDKLSWFEQKWSRRNEPLARSGVWRFHELLPFAPADKVVTIGEGQTPLIMTDGVGEYIGMNRGNLLLEYEGMNPSGSFKDNGMTAAFTHAHTVGATRAACASTGNTSASLALYCCSSKLMQAVIFIGSGKISYGKLSQALDYGALTVQIAGDFDDAMQRVQQVSKQLGIYLVNSVNPFRLEGQKTIMLRVLESLNWQVPDWIVVPGGNLGNSSSFGKAFYELKQLGLIDRMPRLAVINAAGANTLHELYEKRGLRWNNGQPDQKIIDGYAVELDTGGRRADTIASAIEINRPVNLEKCLRALEWMDGVVREVTDQEILDAKAQVGASGMGCEPASAASVAGAKKLREEGVIDPDSRVVCILTGHQLKDPTATVAYHTADQEEFNRVLGSRGVTRAAFANRAVQVENNLDEIVRAIQLNS
- a CDS encoding 3-keto-disaccharide hydrolase yields the protein MIVVSRIALLAALLLVGSPADGEESFRPLFDGKTLAGWEGDPTYWSVKDGAIVGRITDATRIDKNRFLIYQGELPGDFEFQAEYRVSPRGNSGVNYRSEVVDGVDFHALRGYQCDIDGGLRYTGSNYEERRRTTLARIGESAVVPPSEGAKELAHVEGNAWSVREVTPLPHSADDLRAKVHPKGWNKLRIVARGPRLEHYVNGVLASRVVDNDPVNRRLDGKLGVQVHVGPPMTIEFRNLRLRDLSE
- a CDS encoding type 1 glutamine amidotransferase domain-containing protein — protein: MSKRLNTKKIAVLATDGVEQIELEQPYNSLIDAGAKVELVSLKAVSIQGVHHDRPGDRFGVDKTIDEVSAEDYDGLVLPGGVFNPDALRMNDTAVDFVRDFFKQGKPVAAICHGPWMLAEADVLEGRRVTSWPSIETDLQNAGANWVDQECVCDNGLVTSRKPDDLDAFCDKMIEEFAEGVHEEQAV
- the dapB gene encoding 4-hydroxy-tetrahydrodipicolinate reductase; translated protein: MPVRTVIHGAGGRMGQRLIAVGAQDRDVELVGAVDASGSPKLGQDAGELAGAGKLALPLASDYPDACDAVIDFSVPEATDALIQQCVKRGWPLVFATTGLSDEQEQKIRSAAEVIPIVKAASMSATVNLTMKLTEIAGRTLKDHSSGVDVEIIERHHRYKEDSPSGTALAFGKIVGDAMGLSGTTHGRSGRPGQRPRDEIGYHAVRTGDNPGEHTIIFGLLGETIELRVAASNRDCYATGAFTAAKWLQGKPAGLYDMQDVLGLR
- a CDS encoding MFS transporter, with translation MSDAAPHESPLAPSSTRVEGALPPLMRDKSFWGMNLTQFLGAFNDNLFKQRLLLLATPGAAEPGEDKQWIALAVMATAFLMFSGFAGWLADRTVKRKLIIGSKVAEIVIMALGLFAFIYYDSFGLTGLMLVLFLMSIQSAFFGPPKYGILPEMLHDHDLPKANGVFLMFTFLAIIFGTALVALFGNNPAHAWRVGVLCIVVAVIGTFTSLFVRPTRIANPGAKLRSSDLFVPPEMLRLVLRDRQLLLALVVTSSFWMLGGMVQAGVNALGKTQLGLGDSTSILTAMLGVGIPFGCLLGGRLSQDRINPRVVVTGAVGIVITLVLLSLPGGPKGHLLGFWGSVPVLIILGFCTGMFVVPIQVSLQVLPPPEDKGRMIALMNQSNWVGILLGALLFGVVMSLLEHLQAPRNLVFLSTAAIMLPIALFYRPKELRLGD
- a CDS encoding signal peptidase II; its protein translation is MPRSRIALFLVVAALATLADLWSKHAVFSWPLLRTSEYWLVQDHAGFQLSLNEGGLFGMGQGAQFWLAGFSVLAALAIPIWLFRYKAAEDLVLTVTLAFVMGGILGNLYDRLGLHGLMWGAFSPNRAGPVYAVRDFILLAWRWDPDPMKRVVWPNFNVADSFLVVGAAVLFFRAMAKPDGAKPPADSEQG
- a CDS encoding TraR/DksA family transcriptional regulator gives rise to the protein MKTADLKIYKEKLLILRARLRGDVSAMENAALRKGGDGEGHSMPIHMAELGSDNFEQEFTLSLMETEGDTLAEIENALQRIESGDYGKCDDCGGVIPKMRLNALPFAPLCVKCASAREV